A single region of the Streptomyces caelestis genome encodes:
- a CDS encoding type I polyketide synthase, translating into MRPLDEDTLRRLIAERVAAWYGTSPEAVPMDQPLADLGMSSRDAVALAGELSRATGRELPTTLLWETPTGQALVARLCGTEDSGGSGGSRAEAAPVPRAGLPGGTGEPVAVVGVGCRLPGGVHGPDGYWRLLSEGVDAIRRVPEDRWRDFTVFPPADAHPYGGYLDDIAGFDADFFRITPREAAVMDPQQRILLEVVHEALDHAAVPAGSLAGTATGVFVGVSAPEYGQLTGADPAAVDPWAPAGGALSVTAGRLAYVLDTRGPSLAVDTACSSSLVAVHHACVSLRTGESDTAIAAGVNLLLSPAVTVAFRRAGALAPDGRCKPFSAAADGIGRGEGCAAVILKRLSDAERDGDRVLAVIRATAVNSDGRSNGLMAPNPAAQQALLESAYARAGLTAAHVDYVEAHGTGTPLGDPIEAGALGAVLGAGRDPDQPLLLGSVKGNLGHLESAAGIAGLVKTVLALHHDSVPPSLHCAEGTSLADERLRVVTEPEPWPRYGGTALAGVSGFGFGGTNAHVVLEEGPPGLVPGRTAEEPVARLHVLSDLDAGRVRDTAGRLADWLRESTAHPADVARTLAGRTGRGPVRAAVVARDRAELSEALGALAAGRPDARVVTGEHDRVGRGPVWVFSGYGSQWPGMGRRLLAEEPAFAAAVEKLDPQLALECGLSLYDHLSSGAGLDRLDVAQPVLFGLQLALAELWRSHGVEPAAVIGHSMGEVAAAVCAGALDVADGARVIAVRARLLSGLSGGAMAVVDLDDAELASLERDFPGVYVAVHSSPRQKVVTGEEAAVAGLVRRLEGQGRAARAMRVVGAGHSPQVDALLPELADALSGIRGRRPRVPVYSTVLDDPRGDCLFDAAHWAANLRRPVRLDRALAAAAADGHTAFVEISPHPVLTGAVADTVPDALALATLRRDADGAEAFAGQLGALYVAGQRLPAPPGRVVDLPVPRWRHVRHWWTDGRARTEPVPEPAQSPADVAEPTSVLARLTHHIAAVTGHPPTRVTPGTALADLGLDSLMAVRVRTAVEREFGIELPLRDLFAAATVEDAAARIQQALPREDTPLRPLRATGSRPPLFLVHAAGGPVTVYRTLAERLGESHPVYGLERIEEARTVPEKARRYAEAIAVAHPDGPCLVGGWSFGGFVAQETARQLTAAGRDVPLVVLIDSVRPLPRPGLTRADRIRAHFEGFAGHVADAYGVRLELPYDELVAMDDDRDRIDTVLRALREAAEVPPAALEHQRASYLDMGIGEAHRPGGYDGPVVLYRATDPAPHTVRDPAYERDDEALGWDEVCPRLEVVPVPGHHLSLLDPPHVDEIAAHLSRVLAERAP; encoded by the coding sequence ATGAGGCCCCTCGACGAGGACACGCTGCGCCGGCTGATCGCCGAGCGGGTGGCCGCCTGGTACGGCACCTCTCCCGAGGCCGTCCCGATGGACCAGCCGCTCGCCGACCTCGGCATGTCTTCACGGGACGCGGTCGCCCTGGCCGGTGAACTGTCCCGGGCGACGGGCCGCGAGCTGCCGACGACGCTGCTGTGGGAGACACCCACCGGTCAGGCCCTGGTGGCACGACTGTGCGGCACGGAGGACTCGGGCGGCTCGGGCGGCTCCCGGGCCGAGGCAGCGCCGGTGCCGCGAGCCGGACTGCCGGGCGGGACGGGTGAACCGGTCGCGGTCGTCGGGGTCGGCTGCCGGCTGCCCGGCGGGGTGCACGGCCCGGACGGCTACTGGCGGCTGCTGAGCGAGGGCGTCGACGCGATCCGGCGCGTCCCGGAGGACCGCTGGCGCGACTTCACCGTCTTCCCGCCCGCCGACGCGCATCCGTACGGCGGCTATCTCGACGACATCGCCGGGTTCGACGCGGACTTCTTCCGCATCACCCCGCGCGAGGCGGCGGTGATGGATCCCCAGCAGCGGATCCTGCTGGAGGTCGTCCACGAGGCGCTCGACCACGCCGCCGTGCCGGCCGGGTCCCTGGCGGGCACCGCCACCGGGGTGTTCGTCGGGGTGTCGGCCCCCGAGTACGGGCAGCTCACGGGCGCCGATCCGGCCGCCGTCGATCCCTGGGCGCCGGCCGGGGGCGCCCTGAGCGTGACCGCCGGCCGGCTCGCCTACGTCCTCGACACACGGGGCCCGAGCCTCGCCGTCGACACGGCCTGCTCGTCCTCGCTGGTCGCCGTGCACCACGCCTGCGTCAGCCTGCGCACGGGCGAGAGCGACACGGCGATCGCCGCCGGCGTCAACCTGCTGCTGTCGCCTGCCGTCACCGTCGCCTTCCGCAGAGCGGGCGCGCTCGCACCGGACGGGCGGTGCAAGCCGTTCTCGGCGGCGGCCGACGGCATCGGGCGCGGCGAAGGCTGCGCGGCGGTGATCCTGAAGCGGCTCTCCGACGCCGAGCGGGACGGCGACCGCGTCCTGGCCGTCATCCGGGCCACCGCCGTCAACTCCGACGGCCGCTCGAACGGTTTGATGGCGCCCAACCCGGCCGCTCAGCAGGCGCTGCTGGAGAGCGCGTACGCGCGGGCGGGGCTCACCGCGGCGCACGTCGACTACGTGGAGGCGCACGGCACCGGCACCCCGCTGGGCGACCCGATCGAGGCGGGCGCGCTCGGCGCGGTGCTCGGCGCGGGCCGGGACCCGGACCAGCCGCTGCTGCTGGGTTCCGTCAAGGGCAATCTGGGGCACCTGGAGTCCGCCGCGGGCATCGCGGGCCTGGTGAAGACCGTGCTGGCCCTGCACCACGACAGCGTTCCGCCGTCCCTGCACTGCGCGGAGGGCACGTCCCTCGCCGATGAGCGGCTGAGAGTGGTGACCGAGCCGGAGCCCTGGCCGCGCTACGGCGGCACCGCCCTCGCGGGGGTCTCCGGGTTCGGCTTCGGCGGCACCAACGCCCATGTGGTGCTGGAGGAGGGGCCGCCCGGCCTGGTCCCCGGACGGACGGCCGAGGAGCCCGTCGCACGCCTGCACGTGCTGTCCGACCTCGACGCCGGGCGCGTCCGCGACACGGCGGGCAGGCTCGCCGACTGGCTGCGCGAAAGCACCGCGCACCCCGCCGACGTGGCCCGGACCCTGGCCGGGCGCACCGGCCGCGGCCCCGTACGCGCCGCCGTGGTCGCCCGGGATCGCGCCGAACTCTCCGAGGCGCTGGGCGCGTTGGCGGCGGGCCGCCCGGACGCGCGGGTGGTGACCGGGGAGCACGACCGGGTCGGGCGCGGCCCGGTGTGGGTCTTCTCGGGGTACGGCAGCCAGTGGCCGGGCATGGGCCGCAGGCTGCTGGCCGAGGAACCCGCGTTCGCCGCCGCCGTGGAGAAACTCGACCCGCAACTCGCCCTGGAATGCGGCCTGTCCCTGTACGACCACCTGTCCTCCGGGGCCGGTCTCGACCGCCTGGACGTCGCCCAGCCCGTGCTGTTCGGGCTTCAGCTGGCCCTCGCCGAGCTGTGGCGGTCGCACGGGGTCGAACCCGCCGCGGTGATCGGCCACTCCATGGGCGAGGTCGCGGCGGCGGTGTGCGCGGGCGCGCTGGACGTGGCGGACGGGGCGCGTGTCATCGCCGTACGGGCCCGGCTGCTGAGCGGGCTGAGCGGCGGCGCGATGGCCGTGGTGGACCTGGACGACGCCGAACTAGCGTCCCTGGAGCGGGACTTCCCGGGTGTGTACGTCGCCGTGCACTCCTCCCCCCGGCAGAAGGTCGTCACGGGCGAGGAAGCCGCGGTGGCCGGGCTCGTACGCCGGCTGGAGGGGCAGGGCCGGGCGGCCCGGGCCATGCGGGTCGTCGGCGCCGGGCACTCGCCCCAGGTGGACGCGCTGCTGCCGGAGCTCGCCGACGCGCTGTCCGGCATCCGGGGCCGGCGGCCGCGTGTCCCGGTGTACTCCACCGTCCTCGACGACCCGCGCGGCGACTGCCTGTTCGACGCGGCCCACTGGGCGGCCAACCTCAGGCGGCCCGTCCGCCTGGACCGGGCGCTCGCGGCGGCCGCGGCCGACGGCCACACGGCGTTCGTCGAGATCTCGCCCCACCCGGTGCTGACCGGGGCCGTCGCCGACACCGTGCCCGATGCCCTCGCCCTGGCCACCCTGCGCCGGGACGCCGACGGGGCGGAGGCGTTCGCCGGGCAGCTGGGCGCCCTGTACGTGGCGGGCCAGCGGCTGCCCGCGCCGCCCGGCCGGGTCGTCGACCTGCCGGTGCCGCGGTGGCGGCACGTACGGCACTGGTGGACGGACGGACGGGCCCGCACCGAGCCGGTGCCGGAGCCGGCGCAATCTCCCGCCGACGTGGCGGAACCGACGTCGGTCCTGGCCCGGCTGACCCACCACATCGCCGCCGTCACCGGCCATCCGCCCACCCGTGTCACCCCGGGCACCGCGCTGGCCGATCTGGGCCTGGACTCGCTGATGGCCGTCCGGGTCCGCACGGCCGTGGAACGCGAGTTCGGCATCGAACTCCCCCTGCGCGACCTGTTCGCCGCCGCCACCGTCGAGGACGCCGCCGCCCGGATCCAGCAGGCCCTCCCCCGCGAGGACACCCCGCTGCGCCCGCTGCGCGCCACCGGTTCCCGGCCCCCGCTGTTCCTCGTCCACGCGGCCGGCGGCCCGGTCACCGTCTACCGGACGCTCGCCGAACGGCTCGGCGAGAGCCACCCGGTGTACGGGCTGGAGCGGATCGAGGAGGCCCGGACCGTGCCGGAGAAGGCGCGCCGCTACGCCGAGGCGATCGCCGTCGCCCACCCCGACGGGCCCTGCCTGGTGGGCGGCTGGTCCTTCGGCGGCTTCGTCGCCCAGGAGACCGCGCGGCAGCTGACCGCCGCCGGACGGGACGTGCCGCTGGTCGTGCTCATCGACTCCGTACGCCCCCTCCCCCGGCCCGGCCTGACGCGCGCCGACCGGATCCGGGCGCACTTCGAGGGCTTCGCCGGCCACGTCGCCGACGCCTACGGGGTGCGGCTGGAGTTGCCGTACGACGAGCTCGTGGCCATGGACGACGACCGGGACCGCATCGACACCGTGCTGCGGGCACTGCGGGAGGCCGCCGAGGTGCCGCCCGCCGCGCTGGAGCACCAGCGCGCCTCCTACCTGGACATGGGCATCGGGGAGGCCCATCGGCCCGGCGGCTACGACGGGCCGGTCGTCCTCTACCGGGCCACCGATCCCGCGCCCCACACCGTGCGCGACCCGGCGTACGAACGGGACGACGAGGCGCTGGGCTGGGACGAGGTATGCCCACGCCTGGAGGTCGTGCCGGTGCCCGGTCACCACCTGTCGCTGCTCGATCCGCCGCACGTCGACGAGATCGCCGCCCACCTGAGCCGGGTGCTCGCCGAGCGGGCCCCCTGA
- a CDS encoding cutinase family protein — protein MRIRLCLAALSLAGGAGLATLSAPSATATSTTAVTTAAAACTDVEVVSARGTFEPGTLGFIVGDPVYSALKKKVAGKSLSSYAVDYPANLSPTSAARGNTDLVNHVRSQAAACPNQRFVLVGYSQGANVVDNSIGISSAGAVVGSPIVATLPAAVEPKVAAVLLFGNPIRAIGKSVTGTYQSRTLDICAKGDPICERGGGDTGAHLSYRDDADAAATFAAGKL, from the coding sequence ATGCGTATCCGTTTGTGCCTCGCCGCGCTCTCGCTGGCCGGCGGGGCCGGTCTCGCCACCCTCTCGGCTCCCTCGGCCACGGCCACGTCCACGACTGCGGTCACGACCGCGGCCGCGGCCTGCACGGACGTCGAGGTGGTCTCGGCGCGCGGCACCTTCGAGCCGGGCACGCTCGGCTTCATCGTCGGCGACCCGGTGTATTCCGCCCTAAAGAAGAAGGTGGCGGGCAAAAGCCTCTCCAGCTACGCCGTAGACTATCCCGCGAACCTTTCCCCCACGTCTGCCGCGCGGGGCAACACGGACCTGGTGAACCATGTGAGGAGCCAGGCCGCTGCCTGCCCGAATCAGCGGTTCGTTCTCGTCGGCTATTCGCAGGGCGCGAACGTCGTCGACAACTCGATCGGCATCAGCAGCGCGGGCGCGGTCGTCGGCAGCCCCATCGTGGCCACACTGCCCGCGGCGGTCGAGCCGAAGGTCGCCGCGGTGCTGCTGTTCGGCAACCCGATCCGCGCCATCGGCAAGAGCGTCACCGGCACGTACCAGAGCCGCACCCTGGACATCTGCGCCAAGGGCGACCCCATCTGCGAGAGGGGCGGCGGCGACACCGGGGCACACCTGAGCTACCGCGACGACGCGGACGCAGCGGCGACGTTCGCCGCGGGCAAGCTCTGA
- a CDS encoding fatty acyl-AMP ligase, with translation MDSRRPPLAPVCPTLPEYVRHWAESTPERRAFTFVEHPAPHSRGVHRTLTWRRLDVRVRALAARLSDEAGPGDRVALLCPQGTEYVTAFLAALAAGLVAVPLYPPGLPGHADRLAGVLADARPSVVVTTSRCGGEVRDFLGPDGPRIVVADQVPDDAARDWRPVPPDAEAIAYLQYTSGSTRAPAGVEISHGNVVANAGQALSAYGADVRPVTCVGWLPLYHDMGLVLSVAAPVVRGRLSVLMDPAAFLHEPVRWLRLLAAHPNAVSAAPNFAYDYCATSVLEDQKAGLRLDRVTALINGSEPVRPGTADRFHAAFAGQGLAPRTHCPSYGLAEATVFVCAARPGEPLSRFALDRDALAAGKALPARPDDPRAVLLAGCGTPAGQRVRIADPVTRALLSEGEVGEIWVQGPNVGRGYWNRGAQDVFGAEFADAAAGPGGWLRTGDLGTVLEGQLVVTGRLKDLIIVDGRNHYPQDVEATAQDADPVVRRDRLAAFAVPGGGGERVVIVAEHARTARLAELDVPAVVRAVRGAVSARHGLRLADVVLVPPGTVPRTSSGKVSRALTRARYLEGAYGGQAGTATAGAAG, from the coding sequence ATGGACAGCCGTCGCCCCCCGCTCGCGCCCGTGTGCCCCACGCTGCCGGAGTACGTCCGGCACTGGGCCGAAAGCACCCCGGAACGCCGGGCGTTCACCTTCGTCGAGCACCCGGCACCGCACTCGCGCGGCGTCCACCGCACCCTGACCTGGCGCCGTCTGGACGTGCGGGTGCGGGCGCTGGCCGCGCGCCTCTCCGACGAGGCCGGTCCGGGGGACCGGGTCGCGCTGCTGTGTCCGCAGGGCACGGAGTACGTGACGGCCTTCCTCGCGGCCCTGGCCGCCGGGCTGGTCGCCGTGCCGCTGTATCCGCCGGGCCTGCCCGGGCACGCGGACCGGCTCGCGGGTGTCCTGGCCGACGCGCGTCCCTCGGTCGTCGTGACCACGAGCCGCTGCGGGGGCGAAGTCCGTGACTTCCTCGGCCCCGACGGACCGCGGATCGTGGTGGCGGACCAGGTGCCCGACGACGCGGCCCGGGACTGGCGGCCCGTCCCGCCGGACGCCGAGGCGATCGCCTACCTCCAGTACACCTCCGGTTCGACCCGTGCCCCGGCGGGTGTGGAGATCAGCCACGGCAACGTCGTCGCCAACGCCGGCCAGGCGCTCAGCGCCTACGGTGCCGACGTCCGCCCGGTGACCTGCGTGGGCTGGCTGCCGCTCTACCACGACATGGGACTGGTGCTCAGCGTCGCGGCCCCGGTGGTGCGGGGCCGGCTGTCGGTGCTGATGGACCCGGCCGCCTTCCTGCACGAGCCGGTGCGCTGGCTGCGGCTGCTCGCCGCACACCCGAACGCCGTGAGCGCCGCGCCCAACTTCGCCTACGACTACTGCGCCACGAGCGTCTTGGAGGACCAGAAGGCGGGCCTGCGGCTGGACCGGGTGACGGCGCTGATCAACGGCAGTGAGCCGGTCCGCCCGGGCACGGCCGACCGTTTCCACGCCGCGTTCGCCGGGCAGGGGCTGGCACCGCGGACGCACTGCCCGTCGTACGGGCTGGCCGAGGCCACCGTATTCGTCTGCGCGGCCCGGCCGGGTGAGCCGCTCAGCCGGTTCGCGCTCGACCGTGACGCGCTGGCCGCCGGGAAGGCCCTGCCGGCGCGGCCGGACGATCCCCGGGCGGTGCTGCTGGCGGGCTGTGGCACGCCGGCGGGTCAGCGGGTCCGGATCGCCGACCCGGTGACGCGGGCCCTGTTGTCGGAGGGCGAGGTCGGCGAGATCTGGGTGCAGGGGCCGAATGTCGGCCGGGGCTACTGGAACCGGGGAGCGCAGGACGTCTTCGGCGCCGAGTTCGCGGACGCCGCGGCCGGTCCGGGCGGCTGGCTGCGGACGGGCGATCTGGGGACGGTGCTGGAGGGGCAGCTGGTCGTCACGGGGCGGTTGAAGGACCTGATCATCGTCGACGGCCGCAACCACTATCCGCAGGACGTCGAGGCGACGGCCCAGGACGCGGACCCGGTGGTGCGCCGGGACCGGCTCGCGGCGTTCGCCGTGCCGGGCGGCGGCGGTGAGCGGGTGGTGATCGTGGCGGAGCACGCGCGGACCGCGCGCCTCGCCGAGCTCGACGTGCCGGCCGTGGTGCGGGCGGTGCGCGGTGCCGTCTCCGCCCGGCACGGACTGCGGCTCGCCGACGTCGTCCTGGTGCCGCCGGGCACGGTGCCGCGTACCTCCAGCGGAAAGGTGTCACGGGCGCTGACCCGAGCCCGGTATCTGGAGGGTGCGTACGGCGGGCAGGCCGGTACGGCGACGGCGGGTGCGGCGGGATGA
- a CDS encoding acyl-CoA carboxylase subunit beta, producing the protein MPGSTAERVAGLERRRDQAVAPGGPRRRGEFSARERIERLLDKDSFTETGLFVRARPAGQDARRPYGDGVVTGYGTVDGRPVCVFAQDSTVFGGSMGEAFGEKTVALMDLALKTGCPVIGLNDSGGARIQEGVASLALYAELVRRNVKASGVIPQISVVLGPCAGGAAYSPAITDFTVMVDGASHMFVTGPDVIETVTGERTTAEELGGARTSNTVNGNAHFLAADEEDALDTVRDLLSYLPANNLERPPEYAPGHPPPGTDLDEVVPDRLGEAYDMRAILHAVVDDGELLQVQELFAPNIICALARIEGRSVGVVANQPLHAAGVLDIDASEKAARFVRFCDAFGIPLLTFADVPGYLSGVRQEQAGIIRRGAKLLYAYAEATVPKVTVVVRKAYGGGYAVMGSKHLGADVNLAWPTARIAVMGAEGAVGVLHRRELAAADDPEALRARLLSAYERTHGTPYLAAERGYVDAVIAPRETREQVCRALRALRGKRAPMPERRHGNIPL; encoded by the coding sequence GTGCCCGGGAGCACCGCGGAACGCGTCGCCGGCCTGGAGCGCCGCCGGGACCAGGCGGTGGCCCCGGGCGGGCCACGCAGACGCGGGGAGTTCTCGGCCCGGGAGCGGATCGAACGGCTCCTGGACAAGGACTCCTTCACGGAGACCGGCCTGTTCGTCCGGGCCCGGCCCGCAGGGCAGGACGCCCGCCGCCCCTACGGCGACGGCGTGGTCACCGGGTACGGCACGGTCGACGGCCGCCCGGTGTGCGTGTTCGCCCAGGACTCCACGGTGTTCGGCGGCAGCATGGGCGAGGCCTTCGGCGAGAAGACCGTCGCGCTGATGGACCTGGCCCTGAAGACCGGCTGCCCGGTGATCGGCCTCAACGACTCGGGCGGGGCCCGTATCCAGGAGGGCGTCGCCTCGCTCGCCCTCTACGCCGAGCTGGTGCGCCGCAACGTCAAGGCGTCCGGGGTGATCCCGCAGATCTCGGTCGTCCTCGGGCCGTGCGCGGGCGGCGCCGCGTACTCACCGGCGATCACCGACTTCACCGTGATGGTGGACGGCGCCTCGCACATGTTCGTCACCGGCCCGGACGTCATCGAGACGGTCACCGGCGAACGCACCACGGCCGAGGAGCTGGGCGGCGCCCGCACCAGCAACACCGTCAACGGCAACGCCCACTTCCTGGCCGCCGACGAGGAGGACGCCCTCGACACCGTGCGCGACCTGCTGTCGTACCTCCCGGCCAACAACCTGGAACGGCCCCCGGAGTACGCCCCCGGGCACCCGCCGCCCGGCACCGACCTCGACGAGGTCGTCCCGGACCGGCTGGGCGAGGCGTACGACATGCGGGCGATCCTGCACGCGGTCGTCGACGACGGTGAACTGCTCCAGGTGCAGGAGCTGTTCGCGCCGAACATCATCTGCGCCCTGGCCCGGATCGAGGGCCGCTCGGTGGGTGTCGTCGCCAACCAGCCGCTGCACGCCGCCGGGGTGCTCGACATCGACGCCTCCGAGAAGGCGGCGCGGTTCGTGCGGTTCTGCGACGCGTTCGGCATCCCGCTGCTGACCTTCGCCGACGTACCCGGTTATCTCTCCGGGGTACGCCAGGAGCAGGCCGGCATCATCCGGCGCGGAGCGAAATTGCTCTACGCCTACGCCGAGGCGACCGTCCCCAAGGTCACGGTCGTGGTGCGCAAGGCGTACGGCGGCGGATACGCGGTAATGGGCTCCAAGCATCTGGGCGCCGATGTGAACCTCGCCTGGCCCACCGCCCGTATCGCCGTCATGGGCGCCGAGGGCGCGGTGGGCGTTCTGCACCGGCGTGAACTCGCCGCGGCCGACGACCCCGAGGCACTGCGCGCCCGTCTGCTCAGCGCGTACGAGCGCACCCACGGCACGCCCTATCTCGCCGCCGAGCGCGGCTATGTCGACGCCGTCATCGCGCCGCGCGAGACCCGGGAGCAGGTCTGCCGCGCGCTGCGTGCCCTGCGCGGCAAACGCGCTCCGATGCCGGAACGCCGGCACGGCAACATCCCGCTGTGA
- a CDS encoding VOC family protein — protein MVSRLNPYLSFNGDARQAMEFYQEVFGGTLTLNTYGDFGHAEAPNADKIMHGMLETPSGFTLMGADNPPGMESAPGQPFSVSLSGDDEAELSGYWEKLSEGGSVSVPLEKQMWGDVFGMCTDRFGVPWMVNVSATES, from the coding sequence ATGGTCTCGCGTCTCAACCCGTACCTGTCCTTCAACGGCGACGCCCGGCAGGCGATGGAGTTCTACCAGGAGGTCTTCGGCGGCACCCTCACCCTCAACACCTACGGCGACTTCGGCCATGCGGAAGCCCCGAACGCCGACAAGATCATGCACGGCATGCTGGAGACCCCCAGCGGCTTCACCCTGATGGGCGCCGACAACCCGCCGGGCATGGAATCCGCGCCGGGCCAGCCCTTCTCGGTGAGCCTCAGCGGCGACGACGAAGCCGAGCTGAGCGGCTACTGGGAGAAGCTGTCCGAGGGCGGCTCGGTGTCGGTGCCGCTGGAGAAGCAGATGTGGGGCGACGTGTTCGGCATGTGCACGGACCGCTTCGGCGTCCCGTGGATGGTCAACGTCAGCGCCACGGAGAGCTGA
- a CDS encoding PucR family transcriptional regulator produces the protein MAVPAPHGVPDRPHTPPVPPDLAKLLRAQLAAVADQVEEEVRRQVPEYARPADGAYGRNLRAGVVQALTLFVDHIADPRDDGGSIAATYYELGRGEALEGRSLDALQSALRVGGMHAWRLMGHTVEELGLDSTVVAALGELAFRTVHEVAQAAAAGYAEAQLRSSDELERRRRRLLDLLLEDGPVALEAVQDLAHSARWPVPRTVAVVVLAAAPDRREEDRPLAAAGALVDMESRPPRMLVPDPDGSGRFGRAFTLALRGRPAAIGPTVAVTEAAQSLRIATRALGLMGRGVLPRQGVVRCADHLSTLLLYGDEPLLERLQERVLAPLDTVSAGQRDRLAETLLAWLLSGSNVPDVAVRLHIHPQTVRYRLRQLEKLFGDALHDPETRLDLILALRAKSLHTRQN, from the coding sequence ATGGCTGTGCCCGCCCCGCACGGCGTGCCGGACCGCCCCCATACGCCACCGGTGCCGCCCGACCTGGCGAAACTGCTGCGCGCCCAACTGGCGGCCGTCGCCGATCAGGTGGAGGAGGAGGTCCGCCGTCAGGTCCCCGAGTACGCCCGGCCCGCCGACGGGGCGTACGGCAGGAACCTGCGGGCCGGGGTGGTGCAGGCGCTCACCCTGTTCGTCGACCACATCGCCGACCCGCGGGACGACGGGGGCTCGATCGCGGCGACGTACTACGAACTGGGGCGCGGCGAGGCGCTGGAGGGCCGCAGCCTGGACGCGTTGCAGTCCGCGCTGCGGGTCGGGGGGATGCACGCCTGGCGGCTGATGGGTCATACGGTGGAGGAACTCGGCCTTGACTCCACGGTCGTCGCGGCGCTCGGCGAGCTGGCGTTCCGGACCGTGCACGAGGTCGCCCAGGCGGCCGCGGCCGGCTACGCGGAGGCCCAGCTGCGCAGCTCGGACGAGCTGGAGCGGCGCCGCAGACGGCTGCTCGACCTGCTGCTGGAGGACGGGCCGGTGGCGCTGGAGGCCGTGCAGGATCTGGCCCACAGCGCGCGCTGGCCGGTGCCCCGGACGGTCGCCGTGGTGGTGCTCGCGGCGGCGCCGGACCGGCGGGAGGAGGACCGGCCGCTGGCCGCGGCGGGCGCGCTGGTGGACATGGAGTCCCGGCCGCCGCGCATGCTGGTGCCCGACCCGGACGGTTCCGGTCGCTTCGGCCGGGCGTTCACGCTCGCGCTGCGCGGCCGGCCCGCCGCGATCGGCCCGACGGTCGCGGTCACCGAAGCCGCGCAGTCCCTGCGCATCGCCACCCGGGCACTCGGGCTGATGGGACGCGGGGTCCTCCCCCGCCAGGGCGTGGTGCGGTGCGCCGACCATCTGTCGACCCTGCTGCTGTACGGCGACGAGCCGCTGCTCGAACGACTCCAGGAGCGGGTCCTCGCGCCGCTCGACACGGTCTCGGCCGGGCAGCGCGACCGGCTCGCCGAGACGCTGCTGGCGTGGCTGCTCAGCGGCAGCAACGTGCCGGACGTCGCCGTGCGGCTGCACATCCACCCGCAGACGGTCCGCTACCGCCTGCGCCAGCTGGAGAAGCTGTTCGGTGACGCGCTGCACGATCCGGAGACCCGCCTCGACCTGATTCTCGCGCTGCGCGCGAAGTCACTGCATACGCGCCAGAACTGA
- a CDS encoding alpha/beta hydrolase, with product MPDLPPKPAAGVSRRTVARATAATGLAVLFGAAGGTARAGAATRLGPRTLDVSVPSAALGRSAPVRLILPSDFGSRPERTYPVLYLLHGAHDDYTSWTRETDIEAFTEGRDLIVAMPDAGPTGIPSVWRGGPDYETFQVKEVPALLARDYRASGVRAVAGVSTGGYGAMAHAARHPGAFKAAASFSGVLDTTAPGVPPIMDAIVARENLPAHSLWGHPLLNLLTWREFNPRAHATGLRGTALYVSQGSGVGGGSGDPLPGVLESALWPSAQGFAGALTRLGIRATTHFYSGGGHDWAYWKREFTASWPMLAHALGVPE from the coding sequence ATGCCCGACCTGCCGCCGAAGCCCGCTGCCGGAGTGTCCCGGCGCACTGTCGCCAGAGCGACGGCCGCCACCGGCCTCGCCGTCCTGTTCGGGGCCGCGGGCGGCACGGCCCGTGCCGGGGCCGCCACCCGGCTCGGGCCGCGCACGCTGGACGTGTCCGTGCCCTCCGCCGCGCTCGGCCGCAGCGCGCCGGTCCGGCTGATCCTGCCGTCGGACTTCGGTTCGCGGCCGGAGCGGACGTATCCCGTGCTGTATCTGCTGCACGGCGCCCACGACGACTACACGTCCTGGACCCGGGAGACCGACATCGAGGCCTTCACCGAGGGCCGCGACCTGATCGTGGCGATGCCGGACGCGGGCCCCACCGGCATCCCCAGCGTCTGGCGCGGCGGGCCCGACTACGAGACGTTCCAGGTGAAGGAGGTACCGGCGCTGCTCGCCCGGGACTACCGGGCCTCCGGCGTACGGGCGGTCGCCGGGGTCTCCACCGGCGGCTACGGCGCGATGGCGCACGCGGCCCGGCACCCCGGGGCGTTCAAGGCCGCGGCCTCCTTCAGCGGCGTCCTCGACACCACCGCGCCCGGCGTTCCCCCCATCATGGACGCCATCGTGGCCCGCGAGAACCTGCCGGCCCATTCCCTGTGGGGTCATCCGCTGCTGAACCTCCTGACCTGGCGGGAGTTCAACCCGCGGGCCCACGCCACCGGGCTGCGCGGCACCGCCCTGTACGTCTCGCAGGGCAGCGGAGTGGGCGGCGGCAGCGGCGATCCGCTGCCCGGCGTGCTGGAGAGCGCCCTGTGGCCCTCGGCGCAGGGCTTCGCCGGCGCGCTCACCCGCCTGGGCATCCGCGCCACCACGCACTTCTACTCGGGAGGAGGACACGACTGGGCTTACTGGAAGCGGGAGTTCACCGCCTCGTGGCCGATGCTCGCCCATGCACTGGGCGTGCCGGAGTGA